In a single window of the Anaerocolumna cellulosilytica genome:
- a CDS encoding ABC transporter substrate-binding protein, with amino-acid sequence MKKWSKKLLTVIMAFILVLSLAGCKKDNNTQTVNQPDSTPTVAPETTEPTKGETESVDEIYPAFDMQKRTIKVGIWWDMYYTSEHNDITDNPGLTNTETAQMMLDNVRRIEEKYNVRIEFVNLGWEGITESINTSIMAGTPECDIYLADLQFGIPAVINGLAQDLTKIASPNSDMFHDQKVIKPLDALGGTYLFSEQGLPQNGIFLGYNGTMIQELGLEDPQELYKQGKWTWDKFAELAKAGTRDTNGDGTVDVYGFGGVFIDLINGLNMNNGGSLAGNPTEGLSTKPVIESLEFINRLYNVDQSARPWNTEDWNDNYFAWSDGKVMFWTAQGWSLKQEADAAIAEGAELPFDYHVVPYPSGPSGDGKAYSPVSGNWYFVPVGVQEPEKVLQVFEEYLNWHGGDSEYRDDPSWFESCFQTEEDLEMAYITGANLKLDPWSSLTSFDFGSNIWNPIVVDKNATVAQSVESSKQVLQDALDTFYGANKE; translated from the coding sequence ATGAAGAAGTGGAGCAAAAAATTACTAACTGTTATCATGGCCTTTATTCTGGTTTTATCCTTGGCCGGCTGTAAGAAAGATAACAACACACAAACAGTAAACCAACCAGACAGTACACCAACCGTAGCCCCTGAAACAACCGAACCGACTAAAGGAGAAACCGAGAGCGTAGATGAAATCTACCCAGCTTTTGACATGCAAAAGAGAACCATTAAAGTCGGTATTTGGTGGGATATGTACTACACGAGTGAACATAATGATATAACAGATAACCCGGGATTGACCAATACGGAAACAGCCCAAATGATGTTAGACAATGTGAGAAGAATTGAAGAGAAATACAATGTTAGAATTGAATTTGTAAACCTGGGTTGGGAAGGTATCACGGAAAGTATTAATACTTCTATTATGGCCGGTACACCGGAATGTGATATCTATTTGGCAGACCTGCAATTTGGTATTCCCGCAGTAATTAACGGTCTTGCACAGGATTTGACAAAGATAGCCTCTCCGAATAGTGACATGTTTCATGACCAGAAAGTAATAAAACCGTTGGATGCTTTAGGCGGAACGTACCTTTTTTCCGAACAGGGGCTGCCTCAAAATGGTATCTTTCTTGGTTATAATGGAACTATGATTCAGGAGCTTGGTTTGGAAGATCCTCAAGAACTTTATAAACAAGGTAAATGGACCTGGGATAAATTTGCAGAACTTGCAAAAGCAGGCACCAGAGATACGAATGGTGACGGAACTGTAGATGTGTATGGTTTTGGAGGTGTATTCATTGATTTAATCAATGGATTAAACATGAATAATGGAGGAAGCCTTGCAGGAAATCCTACAGAAGGCCTTTCCACAAAACCAGTAATAGAATCTTTGGAATTTATTAATCGTCTTTATAACGTTGACCAATCTGCAAGACCATGGAACACGGAAGATTGGAATGATAATTACTTTGCCTGGTCTGATGGAAAAGTAATGTTTTGGACAGCTCAGGGTTGGTCTTTGAAACAGGAAGCAGATGCTGCGATAGCAGAAGGCGCAGAATTACCCTTTGATTACCATGTCGTACCTTATCCTTCCGGTCCAAGCGGTGATGGCAAAGCATATAGTCCAGTATCCGGCAACTGGTATTTTGTGCCCGTCGGTGTACAAGAACCGGAAAAAGTATTACAGGTATTTGAAGAGTATTTAAACTGGCATGGTGGAGACAGCGAATATAGAGATGACCCTAGTTGGTTTGAAAGCTGCTTTCAGACGGAAGAAGATTTAGAGATGGCGTACATCACTGGTGCCAACTTAAAATTAGACCCATGGAGTAGTTTAACCAGCTTTGATTTTGGAAGTAACATCTGGAATCCGATTGTAGTTGATAAAAATGCAACCGTTGCTCAATCAGTTGAATCCAGTAAACAGGTATTACAGGATGCTCTGGATACCTTCTATGGTGCAAATAAAGAATAA
- a CDS encoding carbohydrate ABC transporter permease, translated as MKTGQLKLQWKKIRQDTVLQNKRSKILTKYKKRLFSLFKFLILLGISYIILGPIISIVSNSFFSPTDVYNPSVFLFPLKPTFDNFRLAMLRLNYVKTLSFTVVYISLITLIQIFITSMAGYGFARFEFPFKNILFGCVIITIVLPTHTIMLPLYQHFRSFDFLGIFESARGSKLNLLSSETPMFLMTILGSGLRSGLYIYIFNQFFRGLPKEIEEAAFIDGAGMWYTYLRIMLVNAIPSVLTVTVFSLVWQYNDMFYARLFSMASDHIITFRLSTIQATIEFVDKVKDPLISQLYVYAGVILVLLPILVIYLILQKYFMEGVERSGIVG; from the coding sequence ATGAAAACGGGTCAATTAAAATTGCAATGGAAAAAAATCCGTCAGGATACTGTATTACAGAATAAAAGAAGTAAGATTCTAACAAAGTATAAGAAACGGCTTTTTTCTTTATTTAAGTTTCTTATCTTGTTAGGAATTTCTTATATTATATTAGGGCCGATTATAAGCATAGTCAGCAATTCCTTCTTTTCACCGACAGATGTATATAACCCTTCTGTTTTTCTATTTCCATTAAAACCTACCTTTGATAATTTCCGGCTAGCTATGCTTCGGCTTAATTATGTCAAAACGCTGAGCTTTACGGTAGTCTATATTAGTTTAATTACATTAATTCAGATTTTTATAACGTCAATGGCAGGATATGGTTTCGCAAGATTTGAATTTCCATTCAAAAATATTTTGTTTGGATGTGTAATTATAACAATAGTGCTGCCGACGCATACAATAATGCTACCCCTTTACCAGCATTTTAGAAGCTTTGATTTTTTAGGAATCTTTGAATCAGCCAGAGGCTCTAAGCTAAATCTGCTATCGAGTGAAACACCTATGTTTTTAATGACAATACTAGGCAGCGGATTACGTTCCGGTTTATATATCTACATATTCAACCAATTTTTCCGCGGTTTGCCAAAAGAAATTGAAGAGGCGGCCTTTATTGATGGAGCCGGCATGTGGTATACCTACCTTCGAATTATGTTAGTAAATGCTATACCCTCCGTTCTTACCGTAACTGTATTCTCGCTGGTGTGGCAGTACAATGACATGTTTTACGCCAGATTATTTTCAATGGCTTCTGATCATATAATAACCTTTCGGCTTTCAACGATACAGGCAACTATTGAATTTGTGGATAAGGTTAAGGATCCCTTGATATCGCAGCTTTATGTATATGCAGGTGTGATTTTAGTGTTACTGCCAATTTTAGTTATCTATCTGATTTTACAAAAGTATTTTATGGAAGGTGTAGAACGTAGTGGTATAGTGGGGTAA
- a CDS encoding Yip1 family protein: MSKKEKLLYPFYIISHPFDGFYEVRHREKGSVLVALFLVFLFGLSFSLNRRYAGFIVNVINPRTVNSYAEIISIFLAVLLFAAANWSVTCLTEGEGRFKDIITVIGYSLLPMVLTFIPATILSWFTAYGEEIIYYLLLLVSVVFFSILLLIGIMTIHNFGFGKTLFTLVLTFISLLLILFVLLLLISLINQVYLFFESIYTELILRI; the protein is encoded by the coding sequence ATGAGTAAGAAAGAAAAATTATTATATCCATTCTATATAATATCCCATCCCTTTGACGGTTTTTATGAGGTACGGCATCGGGAAAAAGGTAGTGTTTTAGTAGCTCTGTTTCTGGTATTTTTATTTGGCTTATCCTTTTCTTTAAATAGAAGATATGCAGGATTTATAGTAAATGTTATTAACCCAAGAACAGTTAACAGCTATGCAGAAATTATAAGCATCTTTTTGGCAGTCCTGTTATTTGCCGCCGCCAACTGGTCAGTAACCTGCTTAACAGAGGGAGAAGGGCGGTTTAAGGATATTATAACGGTAATTGGTTATTCCCTGCTGCCAATGGTACTAACCTTTATACCGGCAACCATTTTATCCTGGTTTACCGCATATGGGGAAGAAATCATCTATTATCTCCTTCTTTTAGTATCCGTTGTATTTTTTTCCATTCTACTCTTAATTGGGATAATGACAATACATAATTTCGGATTCGGTAAGACGCTCTTTACCCTTGTGCTTACTTTCATATCTCTCTTGCTGATTCTGTTTGTGTTGCTGCTTTTGATCTCACTCATCAATCAAGTGTATCTGTTTTTTGAAAGTATTTATACAGAACTAATTTTAAGAATATAG
- a CDS encoding NHL repeat-containing protein, with translation MKYKRKKYKKLYGYLTFVLALILSASTTVSADSALPYETYNFDYWEYVYYTPAAYVPESSLSGIDLGVGSLSNPQDLFVAADGKIYIADTGNNRILILNSDLTLYKVMENFDNNGSPDTFLNPYGVFVTGQNVIYVADMDHNRIIALHENGELIRIINNPVSEVLPDNFVFIPMKVTVDYANRVYVIVKNMFQGIMAFDENGSFTGFTGTIKVAISTYDKIWRRLSTKAQRARQVQFIPTEFTGVDMAPDGFVYATNIDTKGVQSVRRLNPKGQDVIKKKDGSLSGDLWYRLAGDYSGASRIVDIAYRDNGIYSIIDQTRGRIFTYDHEGNILYIFGGRGSQKGTFKNPVAIEAIGDVIMVLDAGRGEIMTFTAAEYGRLINEAVSLRFRGDESAAVEIWKKVLLLDENFELAYVGIGKSYLAAGENKMAMKYLKLGMDRTYYSIAFKRYRDDILKENLGSILTIGTLLFVGTGIILKIKRKGGTEHE, from the coding sequence ATGAAATATAAAAGAAAGAAGTATAAAAAGCTGTATGGCTATCTGACATTTGTTTTAGCACTGATACTGTCAGCGAGTACTACTGTGTCAGCGGATAGTGCGTTACCCTACGAGACTTATAATTTTGACTACTGGGAATATGTATATTATACTCCGGCAGCCTATGTACCGGAAAGCAGCCTATCGGGTATTGATTTAGGGGTTGGAAGTTTAAGTAATCCCCAGGATTTATTTGTAGCAGCAGATGGCAAAATATACATTGCAGATACAGGGAATAACCGCATTCTTATTTTAAATTCGGATTTAACACTTTATAAAGTGATGGAAAACTTTGATAATAACGGCAGTCCTGATACTTTTTTAAACCCATACGGTGTTTTTGTAACCGGTCAAAATGTGATATATGTAGCTGATATGGATCATAATCGAATTATAGCCCTGCATGAGAACGGGGAGCTAATACGAATTATTAATAATCCAGTATCGGAGGTATTGCCAGATAATTTCGTTTTTATACCCATGAAGGTGACGGTAGATTATGCCAACCGTGTTTACGTGATTGTTAAAAATATGTTTCAAGGTATAATGGCTTTTGATGAAAATGGGAGCTTTACTGGGTTTACCGGAACGATTAAGGTAGCTATCAGCACGTATGACAAGATTTGGAGACGTTTATCTACCAAAGCGCAAAGAGCAAGACAGGTACAGTTTATTCCAACGGAATTTACAGGCGTAGATATGGCACCAGATGGCTTTGTATATGCCACTAATATTGATACAAAGGGAGTACAGTCAGTCAGGAGGTTGAATCCAAAAGGTCAGGATGTTATTAAGAAGAAAGATGGCAGTTTAAGCGGTGATTTATGGTATAGACTTGCCGGAGACTATTCCGGAGCATCCAGAATTGTTGATATTGCCTACCGTGATAATGGAATCTATTCTATCATTGATCAGACTAGGGGTAGAATCTTTACCTATGACCATGAAGGAAATATTCTTTATATTTTCGGAGGAAGAGGAAGTCAGAAAGGGACTTTTAAAAATCCGGTTGCCATCGAAGCGATAGGCGATGTGATTATGGTTCTGGATGCAGGAAGGGGCGAAATAATGACCTTTACGGCAGCAGAGTATGGAAGATTGATTAATGAAGCGGTATCCTTACGTTTTCGCGGTGATGAATCAGCAGCGGTAGAAATATGGAAAAAAGTATTATTATTAGATGAGAATTTTGAACTTGCTTATGTTGGTATTGGAAAATCCTATTTGGCAGCAGGAGAAAATAAAATGGCAATGAAGTACCTAAAGCTTGGAATGGATAGGACGTATTATTCCATTGCGTTTAAACGGTATCGGGATGATATTTTAAAAGAGAATTTGGGTTCAATACTAACCATTGGCACACTATTGTTTGTAGGAACTGGTATTATACTAAAAATAAAAAGAAAGGGAGGAACAGAGCATGAGTAA
- a CDS encoding dihydrofolate reductase: MISAIAAMSKNRVLGMNGKIPWHIKGEQSRFRELTTGKTIIMGRRSYDEIGRPLPDRKTILISSKLNIQDNNCVTVSSLIEALRLTKHEEEVFISGGGQVYEEALPFLDRIYLTVIDKEYDGDIYFPVFDTNIYRKIYEHRIEGEIPYTYYTYEKYRI; this comes from the coding sequence ATGATTTCAGCAATTGCAGCAATGTCTAAAAACAGAGTGCTTGGAATGAACGGAAAGATTCCCTGGCATATTAAGGGTGAGCAATCTCGTTTTCGGGAGCTTACTACCGGCAAAACCATTATTATGGGGCGGCGCTCTTATGATGAAATTGGCAGACCATTACCGGATAGAAAGACAATTCTTATATCAAGTAAATTAAATATACAGGATAATAACTGCGTTACAGTATCTTCACTTATAGAAGCATTAAGGCTGACTAAACATGAAGAAGAAGTATTTATAAGCGGCGGCGGACAGGTTTATGAAGAAGCACTGCCATTTCTTGATAGAATATATCTGACTGTAATTGATAAAGAATACGATGGAGATATATACTTCCCCGTTTTTGATACCAATATATATCGTAAAATCTATGAACATCGAATAGAAGGCGAAATACCCTATACTTATTATACCTATGAAAAGTATAGAATTTAA
- a CDS encoding DUF5696 domain-containing protein, with protein sequence MKISLKKSIKHKMKRNKTLFIIIGLILAAGGYLTYLCLNYFFYDTYKQYLTEAVYEDGSQFTPLTEDNSYVYGMVLAAENDILKLYTNIETTEIAVYDKRSNTITYSNPPDREKDILASGSNKTALNSQFVLSYYDSSMTEVTMYNYDYSVLKKQVTAEKIKDGIRYTYLCGNLDSPTGLVPPFITKERLEEKILSRLTEKEAKTFKNSYTESKTLEGFLELSTGVKGNKVGLSKLNKLVEAAGYTVEEFDADAQAASGDEAAERTTFTIPLEYRLEKDKLIVSVPTEQIQETGGGKLAKIDLLCFFGAGGTEEEGYMLVPNGSGSLIHFNNGKRTERYNQYIYGMDEAMQSFIVVENTEEARLPVFGIKRRDNAVFAIITEGDTLANLIADVSGGVNSYNYVYPSFLLRGTEKVSMFGTAGVSADLPVLEKDLYRLTITVGYSFLEKEDASYSGMATYYRTELMNRGLLSKKLPSEKIPFYLDVVGGVKQQMSILGVPYLGVYPMTTFEEAQDIVKTFQAESVNNLRINYLGWFNGGYYHDVAKDIKIEKKLGGKKELLKLKELLVNSGSKLFGDVAFQKVSFESDYYNYKMESSQYYSGYVISLGRKNPVTLRQTGSMGYQETNYNIVSPKFLVRHIDKFKKSLEEVPLDGISLRDMGEVLSSDKRRTNVINREEAKKIITSQLMLLQNSGKELMINSPNVYAFAYTKDIQNVPEGHNPYYIVDEEIPFYQMVIHGMTDYCGNPINLSDNFDKQQLVLRMLEYGLAPHFTLSYQDSSDIKYSGLNSLYSTQYDNWLKAGVAIYHQVNEVLQYVTGSTITEHEILDNGLRHISYENGCTLYINYSNKDKTHQGVNIPARDYVLKKGAKGHGY encoded by the coding sequence ATGAAAATAAGTTTAAAGAAAAGCATAAAGCATAAAATGAAGCGGAACAAAACCCTGTTCATTATAATAGGACTCATTTTAGCTGCCGGAGGTTATCTAACCTATCTTTGTCTGAACTACTTCTTCTATGACACATATAAACAGTATCTTACGGAAGCTGTTTATGAAGACGGTTCACAATTTACACCTCTTACGGAAGACAATTCTTATGTATACGGCATGGTTTTAGCAGCAGAAAATGATATCTTAAAACTATATACCAATATAGAAACAACAGAGATAGCTGTTTACGATAAACGGAGCAATACAATTACATACTCCAATCCGCCGGACAGAGAGAAAGACATCCTTGCCTCAGGCAGCAATAAAACAGCATTAAACTCTCAATTTGTACTAAGTTATTACGATAGCAGTATGACAGAAGTAACTATGTATAATTATGATTACAGTGTGTTGAAAAAGCAGGTGACAGCAGAAAAAATAAAAGATGGTATTCGCTATACATACCTGTGTGGTAATCTGGACAGTCCAACCGGGTTGGTGCCCCCTTTTATCACAAAGGAGCGTTTAGAAGAAAAGATATTAAGCAGATTAACTGAAAAAGAAGCTAAGACGTTTAAAAACAGTTATACAGAATCTAAAACCCTAGAAGGCTTTCTAGAATTGTCAACCGGTGTAAAGGGAAACAAAGTTGGATTATCAAAACTAAATAAGCTTGTGGAGGCTGCCGGCTATACAGTAGAGGAGTTTGATGCAGACGCACAGGCGGCATCCGGTGATGAAGCCGCTGAAAGAACTACCTTCACAATTCCTTTGGAGTATCGGTTAGAGAAAGATAAGCTTATAGTATCCGTACCTACGGAACAGATACAGGAAACAGGCGGTGGAAAGCTTGCAAAAATAGATTTACTTTGCTTTTTCGGTGCAGGGGGAACAGAGGAAGAAGGCTATATGTTAGTACCAAATGGTTCCGGCTCTCTCATACACTTTAATAACGGCAAGCGAACGGAACGGTATAACCAATATATATATGGTATGGACGAAGCCATGCAATCCTTTATTGTAGTAGAGAACACAGAAGAGGCAAGACTTCCGGTATTTGGTATAAAAAGAAGGGACAATGCAGTATTTGCCATAATTACAGAAGGGGATACCTTGGCAAATTTAATTGCTGATGTATCTGGTGGTGTTAATAGCTATAACTATGTATATCCCTCCTTTCTTTTAAGAGGAACGGAAAAGGTATCTATGTTTGGTACCGCAGGAGTATCTGCTGATTTACCGGTATTGGAAAAGGATTTGTACCGGCTTACTATTACGGTTGGCTATTCCTTTCTAGAAAAAGAGGACGCCAGTTATTCGGGTATGGCTACTTATTATCGGACAGAATTAATGAATCGTGGTTTGTTATCGAAAAAATTGCCCTCAGAAAAGATACCTTTTTATCTGGATGTGGTAGGCGGGGTAAAACAGCAGATGAGTATACTGGGTGTACCTTATCTTGGTGTATACCCTATGACCACCTTTGAGGAGGCACAAGATATTGTTAAAACTTTTCAAGCAGAGTCGGTTAACAATCTTCGCATCAATTATTTAGGCTGGTTTAATGGTGGATATTATCATGACGTAGCCAAGGACATTAAGATAGAAAAGAAACTAGGTGGAAAAAAGGAACTTTTAAAACTAAAAGAATTGTTAGTTAATTCTGGTTCTAAATTATTTGGTGATGTTGCATTTCAGAAGGTATCTTTTGAATCAGATTACTATAATTATAAAATGGAAAGTTCCCAGTATTATTCCGGTTATGTAATATCCCTGGGTAGAAAGAATCCCGTTACCCTAAGACAAACTGGTTCCATGGGTTATCAAGAAACTAATTATAATATAGTGTCTCCTAAATTTTTGGTCCGTCATATTGATAAATTCAAAAAAAGCTTAGAAGAAGTTCCGTTAGATGGTATATCCTTACGAGATATGGGCGAGGTTTTATCTTCTGATAAAAGAAGAACAAATGTTATAAACAGAGAAGAAGCGAAAAAAATAATTACAAGTCAATTAATGCTGTTGCAGAATTCTGGTAAAGAGTTGATGATAAACAGTCCCAATGTGTATGCCTTTGCCTATACTAAAGATATACAGAATGTACCGGAGGGGCATAATCCGTATTATATTGTAGATGAAGAAATTCCATTTTATCAGATGGTAATCCATGGTATGACAGACTACTGCGGTAACCCCATTAATTTGAGTGACAATTTTGATAAACAGCAATTGGTTCTTAGAATGTTAGAATATGGTCTGGCACCACATTTTACTTTATCCTATCAGGACTCCAGTGATATTAAATATTCCGGCTTAAACAGTCTGTATTCAACACAATACGATAATTGGCTGAAGGCGGGGGTTGCAATCTATCATCAAGTCAATGAAGTGTTACAGTATGTAACCGGAAGCACTATAACAGAACATGAGATTTTGGACAATGGTCTGCGTCATATAAGTTATGAGAATGGTTGTACTCTATACATAAACTATAGCAATAAAGATAAAACCCATCAGGGAGTTAACATACCGGCCAGAGATTATGTTCTTAAAAAGGGGGCGAAAGGGCATGGCTATTAA
- a CDS encoding cysteine desulfurase family protein gives MIYLDYAANTPVDKEVADTFYQMCMNYIGNPNSPHSLGVGAAERMLESTTKIAGLLGVKEQEIIYTSGASESNNMAIKGIAGSYKRYGKHIITTFLEHASVTGPFTALQNDGFEVDFVNIEKNGQVDLHHLKELIREDTILVSVGLVDSEIGTIQPITEINQIIKERDHLFLHVDATQAVGKIPVNFQEADLITFSAHKFYGVNGSGILIKKEHVMLEPLIHGGLSTTSFRSGTPALALAASTEKALSLAIENQAKRLTYVRGLNQLLREKLSVSKPIVINSPKEASPYILNISVKGVNTNKLQAELDQKEIYIATKSACCAPNTVSKPVYAMTKDRKLALATVRISLSHLTTKTELEEFISVFLEQLQVLNN, from the coding sequence ATGATTTATTTAGATTATGCAGCCAATACACCAGTGGACAAGGAGGTTGCCGATACCTTTTATCAAATGTGTATGAATTATATAGGCAACCCCAACTCCCCCCATTCTCTTGGTGTTGGAGCGGCTGAAAGAATGTTAGAGTCAACCACTAAAATTGCAGGTCTTTTAGGTGTAAAGGAACAAGAGATTATCTATACTTCCGGTGCAAGCGAATCCAATAATATGGCAATCAAAGGAATTGCAGGAAGTTATAAAAGATACGGGAAACATATTATTACAACCTTTCTTGAGCATGCTTCTGTAACGGGACCCTTTACAGCACTTCAAAATGACGGTTTTGAAGTTGATTTTGTCAATATAGAGAAAAATGGACAAGTGGATTTACACCATTTAAAGGAGTTAATACGAGAAGATACCATATTAGTATCCGTTGGACTAGTAGATAGTGAAATCGGTACAATCCAGCCAATAACTGAAATTAATCAGATAATAAAAGAAAGAGACCATCTCTTCTTACATGTAGATGCCACTCAGGCAGTGGGTAAGATTCCGGTAAACTTTCAGGAAGCAGATCTTATTACTTTTTCTGCTCATAAATTTTATGGTGTTAATGGAAGCGGAATCTTAATTAAAAAAGAACATGTAATGCTGGAACCTTTGATTCATGGCGGATTAAGTACAACCTCTTTTCGAAGTGGAACCCCTGCACTTGCTCTGGCAGCGTCTACAGAAAAAGCACTTTCTTTGGCAATAGAAAACCAGGCCAAACGCTTAACTTACGTTAGGGGATTAAATCAACTGCTCAGAGAAAAGTTGTCTGTCTCTAAACCAATTGTAATTAATTCTCCCAAAGAAGCTTCTCCTTATATCTTAAATATAAGTGTAAAGGGAGTAAATACAAATAAACTTCAAGCAGAATTAGATCAAAAAGAAATCTATATCGCGACCAAGTCAGCCTGTTGTGCACCAAATACTGTATCAAAACCCGTGTATGCCATGACAAAAGACAGGAAACTAGCCCTTGCAACAGTTCGTATCAGTTTAAGCCACTTAACTACGAAAACTGAATTAGAAGAATTTATTTCAGTATTTTTAGAACAACTGCAAGTATTAAATAATTGA
- a CDS encoding tRNA 2-thiocytidine biosynthesis TtcA family protein — protein MNIIMEKHIEIERSLIKRFRKEIWRKFITAVNEYQLIKEGDKIAVCISGGKDSMLLAKCMQELQRHGKFKFELVFMVMDPGYNPYNRQIIIDNAKYLNIPIHIFETDIFDIVADIEDSPCYLCARMRRGYLYKHAQELGCNKIALGHHFDDVIETILMSMLYSGQMKGMMPKLHSTNYKGMELIRPLYMVKEADILAWKKYNNLQFIQCACRLTENCMLGDAGMGSKRQEMKELIKKFRQTSSIIDMNIFRSVHNVNLDTMIGYQKKQVTHSFLEDYDEEDGITEEE, from the coding sequence ATGAATATTATTATGGAAAAGCATATTGAGATAGAGAGAAGCCTTATAAAAAGGTTTCGCAAAGAAATATGGCGTAAGTTTATTACAGCAGTAAATGAGTATCAATTAATTAAAGAAGGCGATAAAATTGCCGTCTGTATATCCGGTGGTAAAGATTCCATGTTACTTGCAAAATGTATGCAGGAGCTTCAACGACACGGAAAATTTAAATTTGAATTAGTCTTTATGGTTATGGATCCTGGATACAATCCATATAATAGACAAATCATCATTGATAACGCAAAATACCTAAATATTCCTATTCATATATTTGAGACGGATATTTTTGATATTGTGGCAGATATAGAAGATTCACCCTGCTATTTATGTGCCAGAATGCGAAGAGGTTATTTATATAAGCATGCACAAGAATTAGGATGCAACAAAATTGCCTTAGGTCATCACTTTGACGATGTGATTGAAACTATCTTAATGAGTATGTTATATAGTGGACAAATGAAAGGTATGATGCCAAAACTTCACAGCACCAATTATAAAGGAATGGAGTTAATCAGACCGTTATATATGGTCAAGGAAGCTGACATTTTAGCTTGGAAAAAATACAATAACCTTCAGTTTATCCAGTGTGCTTGCCGTTTGACAGAAAACTGTATGTTAGGAGATGCAGGTATGGGGTCGAAACGCCAGGAAATGAAAGAACTTATTAAAAAGTTCAGACAGACAAGCTCTATTATTGATATGAATATTTTTAGAAGTGTTCATAATGTTAATTTGGATACAATGATTGGATATCAAAAAAAGCAAGTGACACATAGCTTTTTAGAAGATTATGATGAAGAAGACGGTATAACAGAAGAGGAATAG
- a CDS encoding carbohydrate ABC transporter permease, with product MAINKKIKAAKHDKLTLRHKRAIVGLLFISPWFLGFLIYYVRSLFITISFSLSKINIAESGGYTSQFIGLNNFKYALFQDANFNQLFVNSIIDILIDVPFIIFFSLFIALLLNSKFRGRGLVRAIFFLPILLGSGAVANTLLLATQNIQGGAGAVASEMSGISGVNIDYFLSIFTDLGLPDKLLDYIVDLIGRIFDIVRASSVQIIIFIAALQSVPHSLYEVSNIEGATTYETFWKVTFPMVSPLILTNVVYTIVDSFVGSLVVDTAYEAAFVNYNYGLSSAMSILSTAVVCVILVTVGTILTRKTFYYN from the coding sequence ATGGCTATTAATAAGAAGATAAAAGCTGCAAAACATGATAAATTGACGTTGAGACATAAAAGGGCGATTGTTGGCTTGCTCTTTATATCACCTTGGTTTCTTGGATTTTTAATCTATTATGTAAGAAGCCTGTTTATCACTATTTCTTTCTCTTTAAGCAAAATCAACATAGCAGAAAGCGGAGGATATACTTCTCAATTTATCGGACTAAATAATTTTAAATATGCCCTGTTTCAAGATGCAAATTTTAATCAATTATTTGTCAATTCTATTATAGACATATTAATTGATGTACCTTTTATTATATTCTTCAGCTTGTTCATTGCATTGCTTTTAAATAGCAAATTTAGGGGACGAGGGCTAGTTCGAGCAATCTTTTTTCTACCGATACTATTGGGGTCCGGTGCTGTAGCAAACACACTATTGTTAGCAACACAGAATATTCAGGGTGGTGCCGGTGCTGTAGCTTCAGAAATGTCTGGCATATCGGGAGTGAATATAGATTATTTTCTAAGTATATTTACAGATTTAGGGCTTCCGGATAAACTGCTTGATTATATAGTTGATTTGATTGGCAGAATCTTTGATATTGTAAGAGCTTCTAGTGTACAGATAATAATATTTATAGCTGCATTACAATCTGTACCGCATTCTCTGTATGAAGTTTCCAATATTGAAGGTGCTACAACATATGAAACCTTTTGGAAGGTCACATTTCCAATGGTTTCTCCTCTGATTCTTACGAATGTAGTTTATACCATAGTTGATTCCTTTGTGGGAAGTTTAGTCGTTGACACCGCCTATGAGGCTGCTTTTGTAAATTATAACTATGGGTTAAGTTCCGCTATGAGTATTCTAAGTACTGCCGTTGTATGTGTTATTTTAGTGACAGTTGGTACCATATTAACCAGGAAAACATTTTACTATAATTAA